From Rhodovastum atsumiense, a single genomic window includes:
- the fliP gene encoding flagellar type III secretion system pore protein FliP (The bacterial flagellar biogenesis protein FliP forms a type III secretion system (T3SS)-type pore required for flagellar assembly.) produces the protein MKHLIPRIMPVLLLLVAMLLAPDAAHAQSVSIDLGNAGSAGATARLVQITALITVLALAPSLLVMVTAFTRIIVVLSLLRSALGTQGAPPNTVLIGLALFLTFFVMQPVLDQAWTTGLLPMTQGRVSEMEGLRLAAEPFRRFMTASARPDDLRLFLDLGAIPDPTGPQDTPWRALIPAFMVGELRRAFEMGFLLYLPFLVIDMVVSSILMSLGMMMLPPSAVSLPFKLIFFVLVDGWRLVAGSLVQSFPGLH, from the coding sequence ATGAAGCACCTCATCCCACGCATCATGCCGGTTCTGCTGCTGCTCGTGGCGATGCTGCTGGCACCAGACGCGGCGCACGCGCAATCCGTCAGCATTGATCTCGGCAATGCCGGTAGCGCGGGCGCCACCGCGCGGTTGGTGCAGATCACCGCGCTGATCACGGTGCTGGCCCTCGCCCCGAGCCTGCTGGTGATGGTCACCGCCTTCACCCGCATCATCGTCGTCCTCTCGCTGCTGCGCAGCGCGCTTGGCACGCAGGGTGCGCCACCGAACACCGTGCTGATCGGGCTGGCGCTGTTCCTCACCTTCTTCGTCATGCAGCCGGTGCTCGACCAGGCCTGGACCACGGGCCTGCTGCCGATGACGCAGGGCCGCGTCAGCGAGATGGAAGGTTTGCGCCTGGCCGCGGAACCGTTCCGCCGCTTCATGACCGCGAGCGCGCGGCCGGACGATCTGCGCCTGTTCCTCGATCTCGGCGCCATCCCCGATCCCACCGGCCCACAGGACACGCCCTGGCGTGCTTTGATTCCAGCCTTCATGGTCGGGGAACTGCGCCGGGCCTTCGAAATGGGCTTCCTGCTCTACCTGCCCTTCCTGGTCATCGACATGGTGGTTTCCTCGATCCTGATGAGCCTGGGCATGATGATGCTGCCACCATCGGCGGTGTCGCTGCCGTTCAAGCTGATCTTCTTCGTGCTGGTCGATGGCTGGCGCCTGGTCGCGGGCAGCCTGGTGCAGAGCTTCCCGGGCCTGCACTGA
- the ruvX gene encoding Holliday junction resolvase RuvX: MSLFNMTDLRAGLPPGQRLIGVDPGTRTIGIALSDTLLMLASPYGSLKRGKLGANAAEILAIARREGAGGLVVGLPLSMDGSKGPAAQAARDWAHALSDATGLPAALWDERLSSAAVNRFLIDEADMTRKRRAEVVDRMAAAYMLQAALDASKAQE, translated from the coding sequence ATGTCACTGTTCAACATGACGGACCTGCGGGCGGGCCTGCCCCCCGGACAGAGGCTGATCGGCGTCGACCCGGGCACACGCACGATCGGGATCGCGCTGTCGGATACGCTGCTGATGCTGGCGAGCCCCTATGGCAGCCTCAAGCGCGGCAAACTCGGGGCCAATGCCGCGGAAATCCTGGCGATTGCCCGCCGCGAGGGCGCCGGCGGGCTGGTGGTCGGCCTGCCCCTGTCCATGGACGGCAGCAAAGGACCCGCCGCCCAGGCGGCGCGGGACTGGGCACATGCGCTGTCTGACGCGACCGGGCTGCCGGCGGCGCTGTGGGACGAACGGCTGTCCTCGGCGGCGGTGAACCGGTTCCTGATTGACGAGGCCGACATGACACGCAAGCGCCGGGCGGAGGTGGTCGACCGCATGGCCGCCGCCTACATGCTGCAGGCGGCTTTGGACGCGTCAAAAGCGCAAGAATAG
- the fliE gene encoding flagellar hook-basal body complex protein FliE — protein MAVSPIGVSPGAAAQAYRAVESGQAAAVSGGADFGGVLSRMLESAVAAGHEADRQSTAAIAGNGNITDVVTAVSKAELALQSTVAIRDRVVQAYQDIMRMGI, from the coding sequence ATGGCGGTTTCTCCCATCGGCGTCTCGCCCGGTGCCGCGGCACAGGCCTATCGCGCCGTCGAGTCCGGCCAGGCCGCCGCCGTATCCGGTGGCGCTGATTTCGGCGGCGTGCTGTCGCGCATGCTCGAAAGCGCTGTCGCCGCGGGGCACGAGGCGGACAGGCAATCCACCGCGGCGATCGCCGGCAACGGCAACATCACCGATGTGGTGACCGCGGTTTCGAAGGCGGAGCTGGCGCTGCAGAGCACCGTTGCCATTCGCGACCGCGTGGTGCAGGCGTACCAGGACATCATGCGCATGGGAATCTGA
- a CDS encoding EscU/YscU/HrcU family type III secretion system export apparatus switch protein, producing MAGNAGEAEDRTEAATPRRLQQAREQGQVPLSRELPTLAVLAACALVMGMIAPGAARAMGGRLAVLLERAHEIELGAALCSAGLAALAGGAPFALAALLAGSAAVLLQTGFLFHLQALKVDLKRLDPVAGLRRIVGPGTLVEAGKAVVKALVAAGVLWMVLSDALPALRMASFWTAPELLDRIVRLLLQAVLATIAVQAAVAGLDVLRVRLKHARDLRMSREDLKQEMRESEGDPHLKARLKQIRLQRARRRMMAAVPKATVVVTNPTHYAIALSYDRAASGAPRVVAKGVDAVAARIRTIAEENKVPLVANPPLARALYKVELDTEIPAEHFKAVAEIIAYVWRLRGMARGRRR from the coding sequence GTGGCCGGCAACGCTGGCGAGGCCGAGGACCGGACCGAGGCAGCAACACCGCGACGGCTGCAGCAGGCCCGCGAGCAAGGCCAGGTGCCGCTGTCACGCGAGTTGCCCACCCTTGCCGTGCTGGCGGCCTGCGCGCTGGTGATGGGCATGATCGCGCCGGGGGCCGCCCGGGCGATGGGCGGACGGTTGGCGGTCCTGCTGGAACGGGCGCACGAGATCGAGCTTGGCGCCGCCCTATGCAGTGCGGGGCTGGCCGCGCTGGCCGGGGGAGCGCCCTTCGCGCTGGCGGCGTTGCTGGCGGGGAGTGCCGCGGTCCTGCTGCAGACCGGCTTTCTGTTTCATCTCCAGGCCCTGAAGGTCGATCTGAAACGGCTCGATCCCGTGGCGGGGCTGCGCCGCATAGTCGGCCCGGGCACGCTGGTGGAAGCCGGCAAGGCGGTGGTGAAGGCGCTGGTGGCGGCGGGGGTGCTGTGGATGGTGCTGTCCGACGCGCTGCCCGCGCTGCGGATGGCGTCGTTCTGGACGGCGCCGGAATTGCTCGACCGGATCGTACGGCTGCTGCTGCAGGCGGTGCTGGCCACGATCGCGGTGCAGGCGGCGGTGGCGGGACTGGACGTGCTGCGGGTGCGGCTGAAGCACGCGCGCGACCTGCGCATGAGCCGCGAAGATCTGAAGCAGGAGATGCGGGAGTCCGAAGGCGATCCGCATCTGAAGGCGCGGTTGAAGCAGATACGCCTGCAACGGGCGCGGCGCCGGATGATGGCGGCGGTCCCGAAGGCGACCGTGGTCGTGACGAATCCAACTCATTACGCTATCGCTTTAAGCTACGACCGTGCCGCCAGCGGCGCCCCCCGCGTGGTGGCCAAGGGAGTGGACGCCGTGGCTGCCCGGATCCGTACGATCGCCGAGGAGAACAAGGTGCCGCTGGTTGCCAATCCGCCGCTTGCCCGGGCCCTCTACAAGGTCGAGCTGGATACCGAGATTCCAGCGGAACATTTCAAGGCGGTCGCGGAAATCATCGCCTATGTCTGGCGGCTGCGTGGGATGGCGCGGGGGCGGAGGCGGTGA
- the recA gene encoding recombinase RecA, with protein MEKNKALDAAMAQIERAFGKGSIMRMGARPGDEQIEVIPSGSLGLDLALGIGGLPRGRIIEIYGPESSGKTTLALHAIAEAQKRGGTCAFIDAEHALDPVYARKLGVDVDNLLISQPDAGEQALEIADTLVRSGAVDVLVVDSVAALVPRAELEGEMGDSHVGLHARLMSQALRKITGSVSRSNCMLIFLNQIRLKIGVMFGNPETTTGGNALKFYASVRMEIRRIGQIKDRDQIVGNQTRVKVVKNKLAPPFRQVEFDIMYGEGISKVGELIDLGVKAGVVEKAGAWFSYDSQRIGQGRENAKQFLRDRKEAAETIEKRIRDASGVVTNAMMTAPEEAEEEAEAAE; from the coding sequence ATGGAAAAGAACAAGGCGCTCGACGCCGCGATGGCCCAGATCGAACGCGCCTTTGGCAAGGGCTCGATCATGCGCATGGGCGCCCGTCCGGGCGATGAGCAGATCGAGGTGATCCCCTCGGGCTCGCTCGGTCTGGATCTCGCGCTTGGCATCGGCGGCCTGCCGCGGGGTCGCATCATCGAGATCTACGGCCCGGAAAGCTCGGGCAAGACGACGCTGGCCTTGCACGCGATCGCCGAGGCGCAGAAGCGCGGCGGCACCTGTGCCTTCATCGACGCCGAGCACGCGCTCGACCCCGTCTATGCCCGCAAGCTCGGGGTGGATGTGGACAACCTGCTGATCAGCCAGCCGGATGCCGGGGAGCAGGCGCTCGAGATCGCCGACACCCTGGTGCGCTCCGGGGCGGTGGACGTGCTGGTGGTCGACAGCGTTGCCGCGCTGGTGCCGCGCGCCGAGCTGGAAGGCGAGATGGGCGACAGCCATGTCGGCCTGCACGCCCGGCTGATGAGCCAGGCCCTGCGCAAGATCACCGGCAGCGTCAGCCGCAGCAATTGCATGCTGATTTTCCTCAACCAGATCCGGTTGAAGATCGGCGTCATGTTCGGCAACCCGGAGACCACGACCGGCGGTAACGCCCTGAAATTCTACGCCTCGGTGCGGATGGAGATCCGCCGCATCGGCCAGATCAAGGACCGTGACCAGATCGTGGGCAACCAGACCCGCGTGAAGGTGGTGAAGAACAAGCTGGCGCCGCCGTTCCGGCAGGTCGAGTTCGACATCATGTATGGCGAAGGCATCAGCAAGGTGGGTGAGCTGATCGACCTCGGCGTCAAGGCCGGCGTGGTGGAGAAGGCGGGTGCCTGGTTCAGCTACGACAGCCAGCGCATTGGCCAGGGTCGCGAGAATGCCAAGCAGTTCCTGCGCGATCGCAAGGAGGCCGCGGAGACGATCGAGAAGCGTATCCGAGACGCATCCGGGGTGGTGACCAATGCCATGATGACCGCGCCCGAGGAAGCTGAAGAGGAAGCCGAAGCCGCCGAATAG
- the fliQ gene encoding flagellar biosynthesis protein FliQ, with amino-acid sequence MQDGDLGLLLRDALLLILKLGGPPLAATLVVGLAVSLLQAVTQINEATLSFVPKALAIVATLLLTGGWMLGQLADFTRLLFDRLVASGG; translated from the coding sequence ATGCAGGACGGTGACCTGGGGTTGTTGCTGCGCGATGCGTTGCTGCTGATCCTCAAGCTCGGCGGGCCACCGCTGGCGGCGACGCTGGTGGTCGGGCTGGCGGTGTCACTGCTGCAGGCGGTGACCCAGATCAACGAAGCGACGCTGTCCTTCGTGCCCAAAGCCCTGGCGATCGTGGCGACGCTGTTATTGACCGGGGGCTGGATGCTCGGGCAGCTCGCCGATTTCACCCGCTTGCTGTTCGACCGCCTCGTGGCCTCCGGCGGTTGA
- a CDS encoding flagellar basal body rod protein FlgB, which translates to MDPTHIGLFDLAERRLAWLDRRSTVLAQNVANADTPGWVPKDLQPFTLALAQAGVTPLRTNLRHLPGTSTEDPAARPVVGERSPDGNAVRLDVELTKVADTETAHMLVGDLWKKYFGLFHTALGR; encoded by the coding sequence GTGGATCCTACGCATATTGGATTGTTCGATCTGGCGGAGCGGCGGCTGGCCTGGCTCGACCGGCGTTCGACCGTGCTGGCGCAGAACGTCGCCAATGCCGACACGCCTGGTTGGGTGCCGAAGGACCTGCAGCCTTTCACGCTGGCGTTGGCGCAGGCCGGGGTGACGCCGCTGCGCACCAATCTCCGCCATCTTCCGGGCACCTCGACGGAGGACCCGGCGGCGCGGCCGGTGGTGGGCGAACGCTCGCCGGACGGCAACGCGGTACGGCTGGACGTGGAACTGACCAAGGTCGCCGACACCGAAACGGCCCACATGCTGGTGGGCGATCTGTGGAAGAAATATTTCGGACTCTTCCACACCGCACTGGGACGATGA
- a CDS encoding flagellar biosynthetic protein FliR, translating to METLLAELPGWAFVVVLLSSRIGAACIVLPGLGEAELPVMVRSGFAFALTLLLVPVLAPLVPAAPEMPWRVAAMVVAEIMTGLWLGWLARLVVQALPVAGQFAASMIGLANVLQPDPSLGPQSTALARLFSLAAPVLVLASGLYALPLSALAGSYRLVAPGALLPVADSAQDVVRAVGEAFALSLRLAAPFVAAGLVWQAALGLLARLVPNLQVFMAALPGQILAGLLLLALLTGPMLAAWDDQIRPMLALLPGL from the coding sequence ATGGAGACACTGCTCGCCGAGTTGCCCGGCTGGGCCTTCGTGGTGGTGCTGCTGTCCAGTCGCATCGGCGCGGCCTGCATCGTGCTGCCGGGTCTGGGCGAAGCCGAATTGCCGGTCATGGTGCGCAGTGGTTTCGCCTTCGCGCTGACCCTGTTGCTGGTTCCCGTGCTGGCCCCCCTGGTGCCGGCGGCGCCGGAGATGCCGTGGCGTGTGGCGGCGATGGTGGTGGCCGAGATCATGACCGGGCTGTGGCTCGGTTGGCTGGCGCGGCTGGTGGTGCAGGCCCTGCCGGTGGCCGGGCAGTTCGCCGCCAGCATGATCGGGCTGGCGAACGTGCTGCAGCCGGATCCGTCGCTCGGTCCGCAATCCACCGCCCTGGCACGGCTGTTTTCCCTGGCGGCGCCGGTGCTGGTGCTCGCATCCGGGCTGTATGCGCTGCCGCTCTCGGCGCTGGCGGGCAGTTATCGTCTGGTGGCGCCGGGGGCACTGCTGCCGGTGGCGGATTCGGCGCAGGACGTGGTCCGCGCGGTGGGCGAGGCCTTTGCCTTGTCGCTGCGGCTGGCGGCCCCGTTCGTGGCGGCGGGGTTGGTGTGGCAGGCGGCGCTCGGCCTGCTGGCGCGGCTGGTGCCGAACCTGCAGGTCTTCATGGCCGCCCTGCCGGGACAGATCCTGGCCGGCCTGTTGCTGCTGGCGTTGCTGACCGGTCCCATGCTGGCAGCCTGGGACGACCAGATCCGGCCGATGCTCGCGCTGCTGCCGGGGTTGTGA
- a CDS encoding ribonuclease Z — protein sequence MRPAITCSLVNGVFGDPVMYADLMFDRQALLFDMGDLRALPTRKLLRVAHAFVSHAHMDHFGDFDWLLRLLLGRETTLGLYGPPGFIDQVAHKLGAYTWNLIRSYAGQLVLAVTEVAGDGRLLHARFASATAFMREDLPATAGDVLLETPVLRVRCAVLDHGTPCLGFVLEETAHVNIWRNRLDARGLPVGPWLRELKQAILRGAPDETMVGGQALGTVRDLAVVVPGQRIAYVTDVRFTDANAARIVALARDADVLFIEAGFLDADAAQAARRNHLTAVQAGTLARRAGAKRLVPLHFSTRYSGQEAALRAEAAQAHGVPA from the coding sequence ATGCGTCCCGCCATCACTTGCAGCCTCGTCAACGGTGTCTTCGGCGATCCGGTCATGTACGCCGATCTGATGTTCGACCGGCAGGCCTTGCTGTTCGACATGGGCGATTTGCGGGCGCTGCCGACGCGCAAGCTGCTGCGCGTCGCGCATGCCTTCGTCAGCCATGCCCATATGGATCACTTCGGCGATTTCGATTGGCTGTTGCGGTTGCTGCTTGGGCGGGAGACGACCTTGGGCCTGTACGGGCCACCCGGATTCATCGACCAGGTCGCGCACAAGCTGGGCGCCTATACCTGGAACCTGATTCGTTCCTATGCCGGCCAATTGGTGCTTGCGGTGACCGAGGTCGCCGGGGACGGTCGGCTGCTGCACGCACGCTTTGCCTCCGCCACGGCGTTCATGCGGGAAGATCTGCCCGCGACTGCCGGGGATGTCCTGCTGGAGACCCCGGTGCTGCGGGTCCGCTGCGCCGTGCTCGATCACGGCACGCCTTGCCTCGGCTTCGTGTTGGAAGAGACTGCGCATGTGAATATCTGGCGGAACCGGCTGGATGCGCGTGGCCTGCCGGTGGGGCCGTGGCTGCGCGAGCTGAAGCAGGCCATCCTGCGCGGTGCGCCAGACGAGACGATGGTTGGAGGGCAGGCTCTGGGCACGGTGCGGGACCTGGCCGTGGTCGTGCCGGGCCAGCGAATCGCCTATGTCACCGATGTGCGTTTCACCGACGCGAATGCGGCGCGGATCGTGGCACTGGCGCGCGATGCGGATGTGTTGTTCATCGAGGCAGGATTCCTCGATGCGGATGCGGCACAGGCGGCGCGGCGGAACCATCTGACGGCCGTCCAGGCCGGGACGCTGGCACGCCGTGCCGGAGCGAAGCGGCTGGTGCCCCTGCATTTTTCGACCCGCTACAGCGGGCAGGAGGCGGCATTGCGCGCCGAGGCCGCGCAGGCGCATGGGGTGCCGGCATAG
- a CDS encoding hybrid sensor histidine kinase/response regulator: MTAPSVLASVPAAAPAEGTPAAMAHQERLVLIGRCAAGIAHDVGNLLATIQAGIAALAERPELDAAARADIAEIGAVARRGSGLVRHLLACGRMLPSEPRRIELREAVADLASLLRHVMGPGIRLEVDAGDSDLPVRIDPTRFDQVLVNLAANARTAMPDGGSFRVRCRQENTTGAAVAVIEVQDTGIGIAPEILPRIFEPFFTTSRDRGTGLGLATVQEVVREAGGSIAVESRLGFGTCMRLCLPLCAAPAGGGGTILLVEDEALLRRLMEGALKTAGWTVLAADSAETALPLADAHPGLAAVVTDLELPGQDGGSLVLAIRERLARPDLPALIASGYADAAMGGLALPQATAYLSKPYTVPELLETLRRLVRPPEEPAGDSRGDRQMARKPARAGHP, encoded by the coding sequence GTGACCGCCCCGTCTGTCCTGGCGTCTGTCCCGGCGGCGGCGCCAGCGGAGGGCACGCCGGCCGCGATGGCGCACCAGGAACGGTTGGTGCTGATCGGTCGTTGTGCTGCTGGCATTGCGCATGATGTGGGCAACCTGCTGGCGACCATCCAGGCGGGCATCGCGGCGCTGGCCGAGCGGCCTGAACTGGATGCCGCGGCACGGGCGGACATCGCGGAGATCGGGGCGGTGGCCCGGCGCGGCAGTGGCCTGGTGCGCCACCTGCTCGCGTGTGGGCGCATGCTGCCGTCCGAGCCGCGACGGATCGAGTTGCGTGAAGCCGTGGCCGATCTTGCCTCATTGCTGCGGCATGTGATGGGGCCTGGGATTCGCCTGGAAGTTGATGCGGGCGACAGTGATCTGCCGGTGCGGATCGACCCGACCCGGTTCGACCAGGTCCTTGTTAACCTGGCGGCCAATGCACGCACGGCGATGCCGGATGGCGGGAGCTTTCGGGTGCGCTGTCGCCAGGAAAATACCACCGGGGCGGCGGTCGCGGTCATCGAGGTCCAGGACACCGGCATCGGCATTGCCCCTGAGATCCTGCCCCGGATCTTCGAGCCGTTCTTCACCACGTCGCGGGATCGCGGCACCGGGCTTGGCCTGGCCACGGTGCAGGAGGTGGTGCGGGAAGCGGGGGGCAGCATCGCCGTCGAAAGCCGGCTCGGCTTTGGCACCTGCATGCGCCTGTGCCTGCCGCTCTGCGCGGCCCCCGCGGGCGGTGGCGGCACGATCCTGCTGGTCGAGGATGAAGCGCTGCTGCGCCGGTTGATGGAGGGCGCGCTGAAAACTGCGGGCTGGACCGTGCTGGCGGCCGATTCGGCGGAGACGGCGTTGCCCCTGGCCGACGCCCATCCCGGCCTGGCTGCCGTGGTGACGGATCTGGAGCTTCCCGGCCAGGATGGCGGCTCGCTGGTGCTGGCGATCCGGGAACGGCTCGCCCGGCCGGACCTGCCGGCCCTGATCGCGTCCGGCTATGCCGATGCCGCGATGGGTGGTCTGGCGTTGCCGCAGGCGACAGCCTATCTATCCAAGCCGTATACAGTACCCGAATTGCTGGAAACGCTGCGGCGACTCGTGCGCCCTCCGGAGGAGCCGGCCGGAGACAGCCGCGGGGACCGCCAGATGGCCCGGAAACCGGCCCGTGCCGGCCATCCATGA
- the flgC gene encoding flagellar basal body rod protein FlgC produces MDMTKALDISSRGMEAQTLRLRVIAENLANQDTTGTDPKTGPYRRKTVVFTNELDRVIGVSTVKVKKIGTDQGELPRHYDPSHPAADAQGYVSTPNVNPFVEMMDMRAAQRAYNANLSVMQVARGMLTRAIELLK; encoded by the coding sequence ATGGACATGACCAAGGCGCTCGACATTTCGTCCCGCGGCATGGAGGCGCAGACCTTGCGCCTGCGGGTGATCGCCGAGAATCTGGCGAACCAGGACACCACCGGCACTGACCCGAAAACCGGGCCCTACCGGCGCAAGACGGTGGTCTTCACCAACGAGCTTGATCGTGTGATCGGTGTTTCGACGGTGAAGGTGAAGAAGATCGGCACCGATCAGGGTGAGTTGCCGCGGCACTATGATCCGTCGCACCCGGCCGCCGATGCCCAAGGCTACGTGAGCACTCCCAACGTCAACCCGTTCGTAGAGATGATGGACATGCGGGCAGCCCAACGTGCGTACAATGCCAATCTTTCCGTCATGCAGGTTGCGCGCGGCATGTTGACGCGCGCGATCGAGCTGTTGAAGTAG